CAGGACCAAAGCACCGGGCAGGACCGCTATATGACCGAAATCGTGGCTGACAACGTCCAGGGACTGGATCGTTCTCCGGACGGCCCGCAGGCCGGTCAGCAGCAGGGCGGCTACCAGCAGCAGGGCGGCGGGTATCAGCAGAACAATGCTCCGCAGCAAGGTCGTCCCCAGGGCGGTTACCAGCAGCCGCAGGGACAACCCCAGCCGCCGCAACAGGAAGACGAGGATCTCGGTCCCGCTTTCCCGTCCGAGGCGAGCGGCATGGATGACGTGCCTTTCTAGGGCAGAATGAATTTGGTGTGAAAAAGGGCGAGTCCACAACGGATTCGCCCTTTTTTGTTACGCTTTTTTGCGCGTGTATTTCGAATTGCTGGAATAGAAGGTGTTGTAAACCAAGGTAAGGATACAGGCGAAGAGTGCCGAGCCGATGCCGATGAGCACGT
This sequence is a window from Pseudodesulfovibrio sp. S3. Protein-coding genes within it:
- the ssb gene encoding single-stranded DNA-binding protein; translated protein: MAGSMNKVILIGRLGRDPEMSYTPNGQARCKFSIATDEGYRDRQTGQKVEKTEWHNIVAWRQTAEFCGNYLAKGRLVMVEGKLQTRKWQDQSTGQDRYMTEIVADNVQGLDRSPDGPQAGQQQGGYQQQGGGYQQNNAPQQGRPQGGYQQPQGQPQPPQQEDEDLGPAFPSEASGMDDVPF